One Sparus aurata chromosome 5, fSpaAur1.1, whole genome shotgun sequence genomic window carries:
- the rasef gene encoding ras and EF-hand domain-containing protein homolog isoform X1 yields the protein MAKRKGMSMDERKRLTLLFNAYDEDNSGQIEKDEFFTICKELQVPSNEAEKIFKRLDVDRDGTVTLEEFISGFKDQDLEDKDDSESEYMNSKSGGEFSDNEELVVSSGPPPSIKGMSAEEQDRLRTLFQTYDVDNSGEIEKSEFLIICGELQVPEAEAERIFNRLDFNGDGTVTLEEFISGFHDRYGDVMESDGGEVSVAWENFERKMGDQAKFIPCTDQAATLYQNISLTEPRLIPQLEKVIMNFAKEIKQQNSEMENLALAIKRAQDQASMQLSEMEEEMDQRIHAAERKTREQETKRAEAALNELRRSYETDVCELQCKIQRMKLIEEKYKNITVNDESPALRKKINELTLDNQRLKQELMRSQTKVACLHSEMDSLKTELTDQSITSEQDEELMKQFNDERDVLESQIEILQVANRKLHDTNDGLRAALERITRSGTAGSPAEMKDRNRSKSICYSSPYAFMDRFQNLDGGFQTFSRRPSVDTLALAMCDPGLKRRDSSECEVDSLPEFYMDSGLSTLRGSHEGYDSEQEVKGQEDEEEEQRGKKKGRHVNNDSLMEGNSDTEPAETQDGESAFGSDSSSVLDWKPSEPIPAQTTRKALRAISAQPAGTQDGDSSFGSDGSSSVMDWKPSEAISMPTPAAPTRRKPLSAISVQSPLHRDCPSPLQKEDRVDLGYMTSEKAYRIVLAGDANVGKSSFLLRLCKNEFTLNSSSTLGVDFHMKTLIVDGEPVLLQLWDTAGQERFRSIAKSYFRRADGVLLLYDVTCEQSFLNVREWVDVIEDVSQEDIPIMLVGNKCDLRKGEVSCVPTSYGQKLAMTYNTLFCETSAKDGCNILEAVLHLAREVRKQANYDEKTHHQKLTSLDAPRKKPTHYCCN from the exons ATGGCGAAAAGAAAAGGTATGAGTATGGACGAACGCAAACGTCTGACTTTGCTCTTCAACGCCTACGATGAGGATAATTCGGGGCAGATCGAAAAAGATGAGTTCTTTACTATTTGTAAGGAGCTCCAAGTGCCGTCCAACGAGGCGGAGAAGATATTCAAGCGCCTGGACGTCGACAGAGACGGCACGGTGACCTTAGAGGAGTTCATCAGCGGCTTCAAAGACCAGGACCTGGAGGATAAAGACGACTCCGAATCGGAGTACATGAACTCGAAAAGTGGGGGAGAATTTTCAGACAATGAGGAACTTGTTGTATCCAG CGGACCACCTCCCTCCATCAAGGGCATGAGCGCGGAGGAGCAGGACCGGCTGCGCACCCTCTTCCAGACCTACGACGTGGACAACTCCGGCGAGATCGAGAAGAGCGAGTTCCTCATCATCTGCGGGGAGCTGCAGGTGCCCGAGGCCGAGGCCGAGCGCATCTTCAACCGGCTGGACTTCAACGGCGACGGCACCGTCACCCTGGAGGAGTTCATCAGCGGCTTCCACGACCGCTACGGGGATGTGATGGAGTCGGACGGAGGAGAGGTGTCCGTCGCCTGGGAGAACTTCGAGAGAAAAATGGGCGACCAGGCAAAGTTCATCCCCTG CACTGACCAAGCAGCCACGTTGTACCAGAACATCAGTCTGACTGAGCCCAGACTGATACCTCAGCTGGAGAAAGTCATCATGAACTTCGCCAAAGAGATCAAGCAGCAGAACTCAGAGATGGAGAACCTGGCCCTCGCCATCAAACG AGCGCAGGACCAGGCATCGATGCAGCTCAGTgaaatggaggaggagatggaccaACGCATCCAcgctgctgagagaaaaacgAGGGAGCAG GAGACGAAGCGAGCAGAAGCTGCACTGAACGAGTTACGGAGAAGTTACGAAACTGATGTGTGTGAGCTGCAGTGTAAGATCCAGAGGATGAAATTG ATAGAAGAGAAGTACAAGAACATCACTGTGAACGACGAGAGCCCGGCTTTGAGGAAGAAGATCAACGAGCTAACGCTG GATAACCAGCGGTTAAAACAGGAGCTAATGAGGTCTCAGACCAAAGTGGCCTGTCTGCACAGTGAGATGGACTCTCTGAAGACGGAGCTGACTGATCAAAGCATCACCTCTGAACA AGACGAGGAGCTCATGAAGCAGTTCAACGATGAGAGAGACGTGTTGGAGAGCCAGATTGAGATTCTGCA ggtaGCCAACAGGAAGCTCCATGACACCAACGATGGCTTGAGGGCCGCTCTGGAGAGGATCACCAGG tctggTACCGCGGGCTCACCGGCAGAGATGAAGGACAGAAACAGAAGTAAAAGCATCTGCTACTCATCACCTTATGCATTCATGGATAG GTTCCAGAATTTGGATGGAGGATTCCAGACATTCTCCCGCAGGCCCAGCGTTGACACTCTGGCCCTGGCCATGTGCGACCCGGGCCTGAAGCGCAGAGACAGCAGCGAGTGCGAGGTGGACAGCCTGCCCGAGTTCTACATGGACAGCGGCCTGTCGACTCTCAGAGGTTCACACGAAGGCTACGACTCAGAgcaggaggtcaaaggtcaagaggacgaggaggaggaacagagggGGAAGAAGAAAGGGAGGCATGTCAACAATGATAGCTTGATGGAAGGAAACTCTGACACTGAG CCAGCTGAGACACAGGACGGTGAATCAGCGTTCGGATCGGACAGCAGCTCAGTTTTGGACTGGAAGCCATCTGAACCCATTCCGGCCCAAACTACAAGAAAGGCCCTCAGAGCCATCAGTGCTCAG CCAGCTGGGACACAGGACGGTGATTCATCATTCGGGTCGGACGGCAGCAGCTCAGTAATGGACTGGAAGCCATCTGAAGCCATCAGTATGCCGACACCAGCAGCCCCAACAAGAAGGAAACCCCTCAGTGCCATCAGTGTtcag TCTCCTCTTCACCGTGACTGTCCGTCCCCTCTTCAGAAGGAGGACAGAGTCGACTTGGGCTACATGACGTCAGAGAAGGCCTACAGGATCGTGTTAGCTGGAGATGCTAATGTGGGAAAGTCCAGTTTCCTGCTGCGTCTCTGCAAGAACGAGTTCACATTAAACTCCAGCTCTACACTGG GAGTGGATTTCCACATGAAGACACTAATCGTGGATGGAGAACCTGTTTTACTACAACTGTGGGACACAGCAGGACaagagag GTTTCGCAGCATTGCAAAGTCTTATTTCCGGCGGGCGGACggtgtgttgctgctgtacGACGTCACCTGTGAGCAGAGCTTCCTTAATGTGAGAGAGTGGGTGGACGTGATCGAG GATGTGTCCCAGGAGGATATTCCCATCATGCTCGTGGGTAATAAGTGTGACCTCAGAAAAGGTGAAGTGAGCTGCGTTCCCACCAGCTATGGCCAAAAACTAGCCATG ACATACAACACTCTGTTCTGCGAAACCAGCGCCAAAGACGGCTGCAACATCCTGGAGGCTGTGCTGCACCTGGCCAG GGAGGTTAGGAAACAGGCTAATTATGATGAAAAAACTCACCACCAGAAGTTGACCAGCTTAGATGCTCCCAGGAAGAAACCAACCCACTACTGCTGCAACTGA
- the rasef gene encoding ras and EF-hand domain-containing protein homolog isoform X2 codes for MAKRKGMSMDERKRLTLLFNAYDEDNSGQIEKDEFFTICKELQVPSNEAEKIFKRLDVDRDGTVTLEEFISGFKDQDLEDKDDSESEYMNSKSGGEFSDNEELVVSSGPPPSIKGMSAEEQDRLRTLFQTYDVDNSGEIEKSEFLIICGELQVPEAEAERIFNRLDFNGDGTVTLEEFISGFHDRYGDVMESDGGEVSVAWENFERKMGDQAKFIPCTDQAATLYQNISLTEPRLIPQLEKVIMNFAKEIKQQNSEMENLALAIKRAQDQASMQLSEMEEEMDQRIHAAERKTREQETKRAEAALNELRRSYETDVCELQCKIQRMKLIEEKYKNITVNDESPALRKKINELTLDNQRLKQELMRSQTKVACLHSEMDSLKTELTDQSITSEQDEELMKQFNDERDVLESQIEILQVANRKLHDTNDGLRAALERITRSGTAGSPAEMKDRNRSKSICYSSPYAFMDRFQNLDGGFQTFSRRPSVDTLALAMCDPGLKRRDSSECEVDSLPEFYMDSGLSTLRGSHEGYDSEQEVKGQEDEEEEQRGKKKGRHVNNDSLMEGNSDTEPAETQDGESAFGSDSSSVLDWKPSEPIPAQTTRKALRAISAQPAGTQDGDSSFGSDGSSSVMDWKPSEAISMPTPAAPTRRKPLSAISVQKEDRVDLGYMTSEKAYRIVLAGDANVGKSSFLLRLCKNEFTLNSSSTLGVDFHMKTLIVDGEPVLLQLWDTAGQERFRSIAKSYFRRADGVLLLYDVTCEQSFLNVREWVDVIEDVSQEDIPIMLVGNKCDLRKGEVSCVPTSYGQKLAMTYNTLFCETSAKDGCNILEAVLHLAREVRKQANYDEKTHHQKLTSLDAPRKKPTHYCCN; via the exons ATGGCGAAAAGAAAAGGTATGAGTATGGACGAACGCAAACGTCTGACTTTGCTCTTCAACGCCTACGATGAGGATAATTCGGGGCAGATCGAAAAAGATGAGTTCTTTACTATTTGTAAGGAGCTCCAAGTGCCGTCCAACGAGGCGGAGAAGATATTCAAGCGCCTGGACGTCGACAGAGACGGCACGGTGACCTTAGAGGAGTTCATCAGCGGCTTCAAAGACCAGGACCTGGAGGATAAAGACGACTCCGAATCGGAGTACATGAACTCGAAAAGTGGGGGAGAATTTTCAGACAATGAGGAACTTGTTGTATCCAG CGGACCACCTCCCTCCATCAAGGGCATGAGCGCGGAGGAGCAGGACCGGCTGCGCACCCTCTTCCAGACCTACGACGTGGACAACTCCGGCGAGATCGAGAAGAGCGAGTTCCTCATCATCTGCGGGGAGCTGCAGGTGCCCGAGGCCGAGGCCGAGCGCATCTTCAACCGGCTGGACTTCAACGGCGACGGCACCGTCACCCTGGAGGAGTTCATCAGCGGCTTCCACGACCGCTACGGGGATGTGATGGAGTCGGACGGAGGAGAGGTGTCCGTCGCCTGGGAGAACTTCGAGAGAAAAATGGGCGACCAGGCAAAGTTCATCCCCTG CACTGACCAAGCAGCCACGTTGTACCAGAACATCAGTCTGACTGAGCCCAGACTGATACCTCAGCTGGAGAAAGTCATCATGAACTTCGCCAAAGAGATCAAGCAGCAGAACTCAGAGATGGAGAACCTGGCCCTCGCCATCAAACG AGCGCAGGACCAGGCATCGATGCAGCTCAGTgaaatggaggaggagatggaccaACGCATCCAcgctgctgagagaaaaacgAGGGAGCAG GAGACGAAGCGAGCAGAAGCTGCACTGAACGAGTTACGGAGAAGTTACGAAACTGATGTGTGTGAGCTGCAGTGTAAGATCCAGAGGATGAAATTG ATAGAAGAGAAGTACAAGAACATCACTGTGAACGACGAGAGCCCGGCTTTGAGGAAGAAGATCAACGAGCTAACGCTG GATAACCAGCGGTTAAAACAGGAGCTAATGAGGTCTCAGACCAAAGTGGCCTGTCTGCACAGTGAGATGGACTCTCTGAAGACGGAGCTGACTGATCAAAGCATCACCTCTGAACA AGACGAGGAGCTCATGAAGCAGTTCAACGATGAGAGAGACGTGTTGGAGAGCCAGATTGAGATTCTGCA ggtaGCCAACAGGAAGCTCCATGACACCAACGATGGCTTGAGGGCCGCTCTGGAGAGGATCACCAGG tctggTACCGCGGGCTCACCGGCAGAGATGAAGGACAGAAACAGAAGTAAAAGCATCTGCTACTCATCACCTTATGCATTCATGGATAG GTTCCAGAATTTGGATGGAGGATTCCAGACATTCTCCCGCAGGCCCAGCGTTGACACTCTGGCCCTGGCCATGTGCGACCCGGGCCTGAAGCGCAGAGACAGCAGCGAGTGCGAGGTGGACAGCCTGCCCGAGTTCTACATGGACAGCGGCCTGTCGACTCTCAGAGGTTCACACGAAGGCTACGACTCAGAgcaggaggtcaaaggtcaagaggacgaggaggaggaacagagggGGAAGAAGAAAGGGAGGCATGTCAACAATGATAGCTTGATGGAAGGAAACTCTGACACTGAG CCAGCTGAGACACAGGACGGTGAATCAGCGTTCGGATCGGACAGCAGCTCAGTTTTGGACTGGAAGCCATCTGAACCCATTCCGGCCCAAACTACAAGAAAGGCCCTCAGAGCCATCAGTGCTCAG CCAGCTGGGACACAGGACGGTGATTCATCATTCGGGTCGGACGGCAGCAGCTCAGTAATGGACTGGAAGCCATCTGAAGCCATCAGTATGCCGACACCAGCAGCCCCAACAAGAAGGAAACCCCTCAGTGCCATCAGTGTtcag AAGGAGGACAGAGTCGACTTGGGCTACATGACGTCAGAGAAGGCCTACAGGATCGTGTTAGCTGGAGATGCTAATGTGGGAAAGTCCAGTTTCCTGCTGCGTCTCTGCAAGAACGAGTTCACATTAAACTCCAGCTCTACACTGG GAGTGGATTTCCACATGAAGACACTAATCGTGGATGGAGAACCTGTTTTACTACAACTGTGGGACACAGCAGGACaagagag GTTTCGCAGCATTGCAAAGTCTTATTTCCGGCGGGCGGACggtgtgttgctgctgtacGACGTCACCTGTGAGCAGAGCTTCCTTAATGTGAGAGAGTGGGTGGACGTGATCGAG GATGTGTCCCAGGAGGATATTCCCATCATGCTCGTGGGTAATAAGTGTGACCTCAGAAAAGGTGAAGTGAGCTGCGTTCCCACCAGCTATGGCCAAAAACTAGCCATG ACATACAACACTCTGTTCTGCGAAACCAGCGCCAAAGACGGCTGCAACATCCTGGAGGCTGTGCTGCACCTGGCCAG GGAGGTTAGGAAACAGGCTAATTATGATGAAAAAACTCACCACCAGAAGTTGACCAGCTTAGATGCTCCCAGGAAGAAACCAACCCACTACTGCTGCAACTGA